In Enoplosus armatus isolate fEnoArm2 chromosome 16, fEnoArm2.hap1, whole genome shotgun sequence, the genomic window actcAAGCTCTTGTCATTTCTCCATAGTCTCTGTCCCTGACATTCAAACAAAGGTTGTTGGACATGTAAGTTTACTCCAAAAACCAAGTCCTCCATGTAGTTATTATCAGTGCTCCTGTTCTCTGAGCACATATTTGAGCTATAACCTTAATAATAACAACCAGGTGTTAACATTTGCTGTTTATAGGAATTTAGACACACAGTATATGCAGATCATTGGCACTCCTTTTGCTGTTTGAATTATTGTTGTTGAAGATGTTGTCATTATTTGTCTGTTCTTCAGGCCAGTGTTCAAACAGTCCCCAAGGAACTGAAGAACAAGTCCATGCTCTGCACACCGTTGGTCCACAACAAAGGAGTCTCCTGTACATCACAGACTGTCGACACAGAAGCGCAGACAGGTCAAATTTACTTCCAGGATTGTTAAATGCTCGGCCAAGCTAACTCGCTTGTGATGCAGTGACTTTTCACAAAGATGtacacacattctctctttctttccttgatgtttctgttttcttcttctggtgcgTGCAGACAACTTTGTACCCAAAGTCATAGTCCTGCCTGTCCCAGTGCCGGTTTATGTTCCTTTGCCTATGAACATGTACAGCCAGTACACACCAAAGCCTGTGGGCCTGCCTTTACCGGTATGTCAAACACCTCTGACATCTCTCGTGACCCTTGTTTTACTTTGATCACATACAGATATCAAATATTAGGGCTTTACAATGCAGGAGAAATACTCTCATTCTTTAAATGTATGGATTTTCTTTGTTAGGTCCAGGTTATGCCATCAGAAAAATCTGTACTTGTcaagaaaatgtctttaatcTGAAGTTTCTATCATTCAAATGTTCCTAATCTGTTTCTATTTTCCTGTTTCACAATTTTCTGCCCTTTTTTGTTGAAGACTTGATTCAGACTTACAgcagtgtcatttttttcattgcattgcattttggTCTGGTTGTGGTTGTGCAGCACAGCCTCCTGGTGCCACTATCAGATTTTACAGACTGTCTCTTTCAAACTGTCCCTGCCACAGCTGCCTGTTCCCGTGTTTCTTCCTGTGACTCCGGACAGCCTCGACCCACCTGTGAAATCCATGAAGATCCAGGAGAGGATCCAGCTCCAGGGAGGTTGTTATCACACAGGAGAAACAGATAAAGGGGTTTTGCTCATGTTCTTGAGTTGGAGACATTTTTAAGACTGCTTTTGAAAAAGGGGAGGCTGTAACTCACAGTAGTCCCTTATATGTGAGTCCTGTAAATTCATCAATGCTGTCCTGACGACTGaatttattgtttcttttaGTGCCGCTTATgctttatctttttcttcttcttcttctctcagtgAATATTGGCTCGGTCTTAGCTTGTGTAACACAATTGTGCTGCCATGTTGGCCAGGACTTCCttgaaaattacatttagatCCCAAGAAAACATGCAGGTTAAATAAAGGCCAGAAAAGGGGGGTATTAAAAATATTACTGTCATATTCATATTAGcctcctcttttgttttgatcttaaaacaaaaacatgcaaactctgcagctccacacTGGCTTATCCTCAACTGACATCATCTTCATTATTTTCAGAGCACACCAGTAACTATAGTGATGCCTTGGATACAGATCAGGAAGACTCCTTCTCTGACACCAGCTTTGGATCGCTCAGTCCACCACAAACCCACGAAAAACCACCTTCTCTTTTAGAAGTGGGCACACCCAGTGAGCCTCAATCTGAGCTCCCACCTCCGGTTCCTCCCCCTGCTCTAGAGGTGAGAGAGGACCCCCAGAGATCACCGAGCCCTGAAACAGCCCCTCCTCTACTACAACAAACGGTGGGGAAAGTCCACCACAAGATTGAGGTAACAAACCACCTGAGAAGTGCGTTTAGAAGCTGTGGTATCATCTTTCTGTGGTGTGATCTTGTCTCTCCTCTTTATTCAAGGAGCTGCAACAGTTGTCCAAGGCAACTAAAGGGGACACATCTCGAACAGACCTTTCCAAGGCCATGTCGAGGAAGCACCGCAAACTGAAGAGTCGATGTGGAGTTGACGCCTGGAAGAGATGGATACAGTCGAGGAAATCACAAACCCACCTGGACCTCGTTTCTTGtacgttttttttgtgtgtaaacttAACAATAAGTTAACTgatgttgttcttcttcttttggtaTTTGAAAGATAAAACTTATTGCAAAGAAAAGATGCCTGTAACCTTAATTAATTGATGCTGTATGGTTTCAAATACAGTTTTAATTTGCCTAATTGCGCTGCTGTTGCTCATATTTTCACTTATCAAGCAAAAACTTTCAAATGACAAATGGCAGTAATTTCCATCACTAGTGGAAATAAAGCCAAAAATCTGAACTGATTAAACATATGAGGGATGAGATGGCCCCAGACTTTCACTGCTGTCTGAAACCAATACAACATGGCTGACATAtcctctccccctttctcctgACTCTTCTGTTGTTAGCTCACGCTGTGACATTAAAGGAGGATGTTCTTCACTGCTCTGCGGCCGAGCTGAGTGGCAGCCTCTGTTGTTTCATCAACGAGGTCAAGCGACCTGATGGAGAGCCGTACTCCCCCGACAGCTTGTTCTACCTCTGTCTCGGCATACAGCAGGCAAGACGAGCAgcactgcatacacacacacacacacacacacacgtacaacaCACTATCTATATGACTTGCTTCTCTCCCACTCCAGACTTCTGTCTTTTCATGGgtatttttgccattttcttgATATTTGTGGGGCAGCcattttttcctttctgctgGAACTTTGTTGAGCTCTGAAATGGGACATGTGTGCACTCTGTACTGGCTAATAAAACCCAATTGGTGCCTCTAAGATGTTACATATCGTTGTATAAACAGACTAACAGATGTCTCCTGTTTTATTATCTTACTAAGTTTAttgaaaggagaaaacagaaacacagtcaaTTACCAAGGTAGAAGTTGGCTTGACGAGTAATTAGAGGTGGTCTTGCTCCTGATTCCAAATTTAACGTTTATAAATTATCGACATCATTtatgcatctttttttgttaatttcatCTACAACATTATGCAGGAGAGTCAGTAAAAGTAAGAAGCTAAATAATCCACATGTGCCTTAATTCATAATTCCTAATACAATGGCACTCAGTTAAAACTAAACTTTTATAAACATTCTTCACATCAGGTTGTGCCTCATTAAAAGgaatttttatttacagttaagttttttctttattcttcatgacattttacactTACCTACTAATACTCCAACAATCTCTGGATGTGTGCAGCACAGTAGTCGTAGTGCACCCTGCATTGTATCACCTCCACAGCaccagcgccctctgctggatgTATTCGTACACATTCCCTCTCTTCTCAGTGACCTTTGCAAACTGCAGAAATCAGTAACCATTTGGGACAACAGTGTTAAAGGTCACACGGTTCTTGTTGTTTCTCTGTAGTACCTGTTTGAGAACGGTCGTATGGAGAACATATTCAGTGATCTGATCTACAACAAGTTCTCCGTTGAGTTCACAAAGGTCCTTAAAGGTTTCAAACCCTCAATCACAGCCAGCGGTGAGTCAtcgtgtcttttgtttttctgtctctgatcAACTCAGATTGACCAGATTTACACCAGGTCCCTCTTCCCGTCTCTGCAGGTTATATCCATtcctgtgtggaggaggagttTCTGTGGGACTGTAAACAGTTGGGTGCGTACTCCCCCATCGTCCTCCTCAAcactctgctcttcttctgctgcaaGTACTTTGGCTTCACCACGGTGGAGCAGCACCGCCAGCTGTCCTTCGCCCACGTCATGCGCAGCACCAAAACCAACCCAAACAACACCAAGACCACCTTCCTGCGCTTCTACCCCCCAAACCCCTTCAACGCAGCAGAGTCAGGTACCAACGTGGCTGAGGGTCAAAGTGAAATCCTGATTGTAATGACATTCATTAAAGACGTAATTTAAACATCTTACGTTGAACTTATTACAATTATTTCAAGGACATTTGGTGCATGTGCTGTATATGAAAGTCAGATTAGTCtaaaagcagttgaaatgtaCAAAATTAACGCCACAACATAATTTACTTGATCATGTATTTAAAATACGCATTTGTCCCTTTTCACTGCATATTAAgcaataaaagtgtgtgtgtgtgtgtgtgtgtgtgtgtatgtgtatgtgtatgtgtgtgtgtgttggtcagaTGCAGATGGCGTCCCCGCTAAGAAGCGTAAGAAAAACGAGAGTGAAGAAGAAATCCTGGAGATGATGGAGAACACGGAGAACCCTCTCCGCTGTCCAGTCAGACTCTACGAATTCTACCTCTCCAAGTGgtgagtgtctctctctctctttatttcataaattatttattttgtgttattaactGTTTGTccactgcatttgttttcctctcctccttcctgctgATGTAATTTTGAGGCCAGTAAACTTGCAGTAGTCCATGTGCCGATATTTGatgtttaaacctgcaataattgATTCTTTGGCCACTGGGCAGGCGGAGGAAGCTTGTAAGCACAACATAAACCAAcctctgttttgtctccttCCGTCCAGCTCAGAGTCGGTGAGGCAGCGCACCGACTTGTTCTACCTTCACCCAGATCGCCGTTGTGTTCCCAACAGCCCTCTGTGGTTCTCCTCCACCGCTCTGGACGACCGCACGATGGAGGCCATGCTTGTACGGATCCTCGCCGTCCGAGAGCTGCGGGGGGAGGATAGAAAAGGTGCGGAGCAGCAGACGTCAGACGATGCACCATTTATATCTGACGAGGAGGATTCACAGTGATGAAGGGCAGTTAGAGAcggtgttttgttgttttgggagAATTCTGTTCTGGTTTATCACGTTGCATTTAAAAATTGGATAAAAAGTTCAGAGAAATACATTCcatcaaacagaaatacagaaataaagtcTCTCgaacttaaacttaaaattaGTTGATCTACAAAAATCATGACAAAATCATGACGAAgaacaaatgtgtttaatctctctgctgtctggagTCAGATTAAATACACTGATattatttgaacatttaaaacCAGCCTTTATTTTTGTGAAGCTGTCTAACTTGAATTAGACCCATCTAGGAGCAGAATTAAGACACTCCAGACCAGTCTGAAATACTTCTGTGAAACTGGCCCCTGATGTCTTTCAactttaaaagagaaagagaaactctGAGTTTACGTAAACTGCTCGTTTATACTGTTTGGCAAGTCTTTGGTTTGTTATCGTCTCAGTTGAATGTTGATGGTTTCAGTTCtttagttgtttttcatttttgataaataaataaactgaaaactaAACCTTGTTTTACCTTATTTGGTATTATCtttttatacatacagtatctccAAAATGGAAGAAAGATCAAGAAATATTACTGTTGTGTTGCATGTTGTAAACCCACTCAGGTGTTTCCAAAAACATGTAGAGATGCTTTCCCTTGTGGCCAGTTTATGTTCAGCGTTTTTACTAAAACTTCAACTTGAACGTTTCTCTTACTAAAGATAAAGAAACACTTTCTATTGAGTTTAAAAGTTGTACCATCTGAACTACAGTATAATCCAGTTCTACGATGATTCATTCATCAAATAAATCACAATCATCATAGAattttataactttttttgtaaatgctTTATTTAGTCggacaaaagtaaaaaaacgaTGATAGAgcacaaaaaactaaaaactaacaATCAGTTACGAGATCATCAACTTAAAACTGGTCTTAAATGAAGTAATTAAAGTTCATGCCTTTCTCTGAATCTTGTAGTACCAgttaagtgtgtttgtctgtttaccGACTGAATGGTTTTTAAGTATTTGTAAGTATATTGACTTCTGGAAAGACAAATTATTTACAAGCCATGAACTCATTAAGAGGATAAACCTCAAACTTGAAAAGTTTTTCACTAAAAATGGCAACAATTTGTCCTGTTAATATTTCTTCCAGTATTGATGGAAGCGACTCATCGTTGTGGACTTTAAAAGATATGAACATCTCAAAGACATAGACTCACAAAACTACCTCCTTTTCATTTatgaagagaaaataatcagctgagtaatccataatgaaattaatcattaattgcagTCTGATGctaaaatagttcaaaatgagctccacttcaacagtaaaatcctgcctTTACATAAGTGCATGAGCAATAATGATCTAAagatataatagtataacagtcacaggggacattttactgcattgagtacttttactttaaatacttGTTTAAATACTTGCACATTTTCCTGATTACACTAcgttttcaatgcaggactggtgttagtacttttacttaaattaaggatctgaatatttcctccAACACTGGTTATCTGTTACATGTGGTCCCTTCTTTAATTGTTGAGAACATTCAAGAAACTGCATTTAAACGTTTGCatgccttatttatttatttatttatttatttgaacattAGCTGCATTACAAATGCTCCACATTCTGCATCACACTGTGAGACTGTTTAACAGGCGACTGTGACAGTGAGACTGAAGCTGAACAACATTTCAGACGCACTTTACATGTCCAGTTTCAACTGGTTTCTCGCAGATACTTCTGTGATGTTCTTTGCAGGATTTATCGAACCAACACCTCAGGTCGTGAGCTCCATCTTTCTCCCCCATCCTCACACAGTCCTCTCCGTCAGAGTTCTCACCCTTCCAGTTATCCGGCTCTTTGGagttccaaaatgtcaaactaagAGATTGAGCACAGAGAGAATACTTCAGAGTTCGATAAAAACTGGTAACTTTGATTTTGGAAATTGACTAAATAAGTGTCAAACCTCGGGTCCAGTCGTGAGCCATCTGCCCACAACCACCTGCCCTCTTCCTCTGAGTCTGTCAATCCGATCCAGAACTTGTCCTCAGGACGGTCCATTTTTTCTCTCAATTTCATCTCCAGGAATTGCTAGACAGGAAAAGTTCCAAAGGAACATCACTTTTCTGTGCTGAGAGACCATGTTAACTAATGCAGAAACATACGGATGTGATGAAACGAAGCCAGTGAGTTAtacctgctcctctctgctgtctacCTTAACCAGgtcccctcctttctctttaCATTcatctctgctcttcttccAGGGTGAAATGTCGGAGGAGAAATAATAACACtttccttcatcttcctcccagCCTGCTTCACATTTCAGACAGTGCCCATCTTTGAAGAGATGAAAGCAAAGTCAGAGAGTTTGAATCTGAGCTGAGACGAGGCGTAGTATGCTGCCGATCAAACGTATCATATCTCGTTTCTTTAGTCAACATCAGAGGACACGAACATGTAAGAAAGGAAAAATCCATCACTTACTTATTTGTAACCCAGGACATTTTGGGCATGTTTGCTGCACCGTGTTGCATGGTTTTACTTCACGTGACCTCTCTGTTataaaagaggataaaacaaatataacttttaTGAGTCTTTCATCAGGATCGTATCAGCAATGTCCCTTATTTGAGAAcctgaacagaaaacaaaactctcTCACTGTACAGTCAGTAATTAAGAGATTAATATCAGGAGTTGCAGAGACCCATGGACTAAACCTTTTAGAATgattcagacacaaacacgcTCACCTGTCAGATTTCTTTTCACAGCTTCATGCTCATCTGTCAGCTTTTGGAGACGTTCCgtagtttgaatgtttttataaactgatttttaaaaaaagagaaagaacataTAGTCAGTGTAGGTCTAACATCAATTTCGTAAACTAGTCAGCGCTTGATGATGAACAGGACTCTGTTTATCAGAAGAAACTCCAACATTAACTAACGAGTGATGTTTATTAAGATGGATGctcaagataaaaaaataatgttgaTTTTACATCAACAgttctgaaaaaggaaaaacatatcGAACAACTTTGAATCTCAAGTTCTGTTGAGATTCACTTCATTTCGAgctgttctgttgttctgtcaatgcaaaaaaaaaaccctgataaGATCACCTGACAGCCACCAGTTCTGTTCTTTAAAACCACCCTCAGAATTTATGAGTC contains:
- the illr4 gene encoding LOW QUALITY PROTEIN: immune-related, lectin-like receptor 4 (The sequence of the model RefSeq protein was modified relative to this genomic sequence to represent the inferred CDS: substituted 1 base at 1 genomic stop codon), which produces MTEADVLYSDVKFTRTKGNSNGTASSSAETTYSEVRISKTQPSTELPGGSXTALNKQEVASNGGSKVTSERVALLVLSALLAAALVALGLTFYKNIQTTERLQKLTDEHEAVKRNLTERSREVKPCNTVQQTCPKCPGLQINGHCLKCEAGWEEDEGKCYYFSSDISPWKKSRDECKEKGGDLVKVDSREEQQFLEMKLREKMDRPEDKFWIGLTDSEEEGRWLWADGSRLDPSLTFWNSKEPDNWKGENSDGEDCVRMGEKDGAHDLRCWFDKSCKEHHRSICEKPVETGHVKCV